A genomic window from Cytobacillus suaedae includes:
- a CDS encoding M20 family metallopeptidase has translation MNTFLQDKQEEMLQLIEKLVNIDSGSHDKEGVDRVGAILKEKYEEIGFVVEVREEEQHGNHLVIQHKEAVDPKIILVAHMDTVFPKGTVAKRPFSIEGDRAYGPGVVDMKSSQVELLYALKALVTTGTPGYENVQIIINSDEEIGSPTSRELIEEKSQGKEYALIVEPARKDGSLVSSRRGGGRYKLVVKGKAAHSGIEPQKGRSAIEELAHKIIQLHGLTDHEKGISVNVGLIEGGSSVNTVSPRAVAHVDIRISDMEQAKILQQKIDEICSTTEVSGTEVTMRGKISRPPMEKTEQSESLLQVIQEVGKEIGIDVQDTSTGGGSDASFTAANGVATVDGMGPVGGNAHSEDEYLEIPTLTERTLLLAMTIQRLTEDD, from the coding sequence GTGAATACGTTTTTACAGGATAAACAAGAAGAAATGCTTCAGTTAATCGAGAAACTGGTTAACATAGACAGTGGATCGCATGATAAAGAAGGTGTTGATAGAGTCGGTGCCATTTTAAAAGAAAAATATGAAGAAATTGGCTTTGTTGTTGAGGTTAGGGAAGAAGAACAGCACGGAAATCACCTCGTGATTCAACATAAAGAAGCGGTCGATCCTAAAATTATCCTAGTTGCCCACATGGATACCGTGTTTCCAAAAGGAACGGTTGCTAAAAGACCATTTAGTATAGAAGGCGATCGTGCTTATGGCCCTGGAGTGGTCGATATGAAATCAAGTCAGGTTGAACTTCTATATGCGTTAAAAGCATTGGTAACAACGGGAACGCCAGGATATGAAAATGTCCAAATTATTATAAATAGTGATGAGGAAATTGGCTCACCTACATCACGTGAGTTAATTGAGGAAAAGTCCCAAGGGAAAGAATATGCATTGATTGTGGAGCCAGCACGGAAAGATGGTTCGCTTGTTTCGTCTAGACGAGGCGGAGGGCGCTATAAGTTAGTTGTTAAAGGAAAAGCAGCACATTCCGGAATTGAACCACAAAAAGGCAGAAGTGCAATCGAAGAGTTAGCCCATAAAATCATCCAACTCCACGGCCTTACGGATCACGAAAAAGGCATAAGTGTAAATGTTGGCTTAATAGAAGGTGGCTCATCAGTTAATACAGTTTCCCCAAGAGCGGTTGCTCATGTTGACATTCGAATTTCTGATATGGAGCAAGCTAAAATTTTACAGCAAAAAATTGATGAAATCTGCTCGACTACTGAAGTTTCAGGAACAGAAGTCACGATGAGAGGGAAAATCAGCCGCCCTCCTATGGAAAAAACAGAACAATCAGAGTCACTACTACAAGTCATCCAAGAGGTAGGAAAAGAAATCGGAATTGATGTCCAAGACACGTCAACAGGTGGCGGCTCTGATGCATCCTTTACAGCAGCTAACGGGGTGGCTACTGTCGATGGGATGGGCCCAGTTGGTGGAAATGCTCACAGTGAAGATGAATATTTAGAAATCCCAACTCTTACTGAACGAACGTTATTGCTAGCAATGACAATTCAGAGATTAACAGAGGACGATTAA